A part of Fimbriiglobus ruber genomic DNA contains:
- a CDS encoding ISNCY family transposase, whose product MSTELQDWGILAMSQRERDVLAILKAVVSGDRTVTEAAGLLKLSARQVRRLKGKLKTQGDSALVHGLRGQPSNRCLEAKLRTQVLAAYRQRYRDFGPTFACEKLAEEGLKVGVETLRRWLLAEGLWERQRRRDPHRSRRPRRACLGELVQMDASVHEWLEGRGETIVLITMIDDATSRVEAKFYRHGSVESHLDLLGVWLRKYGRPLAVYTDRHSIFEPHEKGRPLADPDAQTQFGRALGELAIELIRAHSPQAKGRVERSFGTAQDRWVKELRLAKVTTCEDANALLAKLLPDHNKRFAKPARQPNDAHRPLGRDHKLASILSIQSERVVSNDYVVRFANTFYQLLPPAYPGERGGRVVIEQRLDGTLHIRFGKRHLPYQEITVGGSLGGSAPNPGV is encoded by the coding sequence ATGTCTACCGAGCTACAAGATTGGGGCATTCTAGCCATGAGTCAGCGCGAGCGTGACGTTTTGGCGATTCTGAAGGCGGTGGTATCGGGAGATCGGACGGTTACGGAAGCCGCTGGTTTGTTGAAGTTGAGCGCGCGTCAGGTCCGGCGACTGAAGGGCAAACTGAAGACCCAGGGTGACAGCGCCCTGGTGCATGGCCTTCGAGGTCAGCCGTCGAATCGCTGCCTGGAAGCCAAGCTGCGAACGCAGGTGCTGGCGGCGTACCGCCAGCGTTACCGCGACTTCGGCCCCACCTTCGCGTGCGAGAAGTTGGCGGAAGAAGGGTTGAAGGTGGGCGTCGAAACGCTGCGTCGCTGGTTGCTGGCCGAGGGCTTGTGGGAACGCCAACGTCGCCGTGACCCGCATCGCAGTCGTCGGCCGCGACGGGCTTGTTTGGGCGAGTTGGTGCAGATGGACGCCTCGGTGCATGAGTGGCTGGAGGGTCGCGGCGAGACGATCGTTCTGATCACCATGATCGATGACGCCACCAGCCGCGTCGAAGCGAAGTTTTACCGGCATGGGAGCGTGGAATCGCACCTGGATTTGTTGGGGGTCTGGCTGCGGAAATACGGCCGACCGCTGGCGGTTTACACGGATCGACACAGCATCTTCGAGCCGCACGAGAAGGGACGTCCGCTCGCCGATCCCGACGCGCAAACGCAGTTTGGCCGAGCGCTCGGCGAACTGGCCATAGAGTTGATTCGGGCGCACAGTCCCCAGGCGAAGGGACGTGTCGAGCGTTCGTTTGGCACGGCTCAGGATCGGTGGGTCAAGGAACTGCGGTTGGCCAAGGTCACGACCTGCGAGGACGCCAACGCGTTGTTGGCGAAACTCCTTCCCGACCACAACAAGCGGTTCGCCAAGCCGGCGCGTCAGCCAAACGATGCCCATCGACCGTTGGGTCGAGATCACAAGCTGGCGTCGATCCTGTCGATTCAGAGCGAGCGGGTGGTGAGCAACGACTACGTGGTGCGTTTCGCGAATACGTTCTACCAATTGTTGCCGCCAGCGTACCCGGGAGAGCGTGGCGGCCGGGTGGTGATTGAGCAGAGACTGGATGGGACGCTGCACATTCGGTTCGGGAAGCGTCATTTGCCGTACCAGGAGATCACCGTGGGGGGCAGCCTTGGGGGCTCTGCCCCAAACCCCGGAGTTTAG
- a CDS encoding IS630 family transposase, with amino-acid sequence MAITLPDARQLSDEVLDALRLRALRGCELGFTEADVADLLGVSRETVCRWWSAYAAGGVNALPGDRPGRPLGSGRLLSDDHAAVVQQLVRTTVPDDHGIAAPLWTRRAVRELIQQVCGVDLAIRTVGLYLQRWGFAPKRPARRSRDQDPDEVAEWLDEIYPAIAARAADEGAEIHWCDEVGVAADEVPARGYAPEGQPPILDVSGPHVRANQISTITNDGTIRFMTYTQTMTAALFLVFLDRLLRSTTGKLFLIVDRLSAHQTPAVLTWVEAHQDRIEVFLLPRYAPERNPVEYLNHDLKGQVNASGLPHTTSEVRSRIQTFMRKLLHLPEHVMSYFQHPCAQYASAINV; translated from the coding sequence ATGGCCATCACATTACCGGACGCCCGTCAGCTGTCGGATGAGGTCCTCGACGCCCTTCGCCTGCGGGCGCTGCGGGGGTGCGAGTTGGGATTCACGGAAGCCGACGTGGCCGACCTCCTGGGCGTCTCCCGGGAGACCGTCTGCCGGTGGTGGTCGGCGTATGCGGCGGGTGGGGTGAACGCCCTCCCCGGGGATCGCCCCGGCCGTCCACTCGGGTCCGGCCGCCTCCTGTCCGACGACCACGCCGCGGTCGTCCAACAACTCGTCCGGACGACGGTCCCGGACGACCACGGGATTGCGGCCCCGCTCTGGACCCGCCGGGCGGTCCGGGAGCTGATCCAACAGGTGTGCGGGGTCGACCTCGCAATCCGGACGGTCGGCCTGTACCTCCAGCGGTGGGGATTCGCACCGAAGCGGCCGGCCCGTCGGTCCCGGGACCAAGACCCGGACGAGGTGGCCGAGTGGTTAGACGAAATTTACCCGGCGATCGCCGCCCGGGCGGCCGACGAAGGAGCCGAGATCCACTGGTGCGACGAAGTCGGAGTGGCGGCCGACGAGGTCCCGGCCCGGGGGTATGCTCCGGAAGGCCAACCGCCCATCCTCGACGTCTCCGGCCCACACGTCCGGGCGAACCAGATCTCGACCATCACGAACGACGGGACCATCCGGTTCATGACGTACACCCAAACCATGACGGCCGCCCTGTTCCTGGTCTTCTTGGACCGACTCCTGCGAAGTACGACGGGGAAACTGTTCCTCATCGTCGACCGGTTGTCGGCCCACCAGACACCCGCCGTTCTCACCTGGGTGGAAGCCCACCAGGACCGGATCGAGGTCTTCCTGTTGCCCCGGTACGCCCCCGAGCGGAACCCGGTCGAGTACCTAAACCACGACCTGAAAGGGCAGGTCAACGCGTCCGGGTTGCCGCACACGACGTCCGAGGTGCGGTCCCGGATTCAGACGTTTATGCGGAAGTTGCTCCACCTCCCCGAGCATGTCATGAGCTATTTCCAGCATCCATGTGCGCAATATGCATCCGCCATCAATGTGTGA
- a CDS encoding recombinase family protein: MHQGKLNKARRGELIVSVPVGYLKHPSGQVTLDPDEQAQGVVRLIFDEFDRQGTVHGILRHLIAHGIRLPVRSTAGGSGGPLQWRPPGRETIRQILRHPIYAGAYRYGHRPTDPRRQTAGHPKSGRNSGLAADECLVFLRDRFPAYISWERFEANQLRLAANRSRAGSPGAIRNGTALLAGVVRCGRCGKRMYVRYTRTGRPSYVCSTLRSDYGLPLCQSTPAADIETWVAEQVLSALQPAALDASLTAAAAVEEQRRQLVRHWEQRIERARYEADRAGRQYHACEPENRLVARTLEQRWDELLREVARLEAEFDRVRRTQPRVLGEADRDRVRQLAEHVPAVWRASTTTPADRRQIVRLLIDTVVVTVDPTGDRAAIRVEWSGGAVQQQTVHRPVQGYRQQRDWPQLSARLIALHEQNRTPAEIATILQEAGFRPPKRATGFTAGMVRRLVDDLGVRPRVSRVPDEAGPLTEGEWWLHELARHLGVSPYTLHGWRTKGWLHARQVGGRGGPWAVWAGGTEVDRLRALKECPRVWANRDRLAALRVPTVRA; this comes from the coding sequence ATGCACCAGGGGAAGTTGAATAAAGCCCGCCGGGGTGAGTTGATCGTGTCCGTCCCGGTCGGTTACCTCAAGCACCCGTCCGGGCAGGTCACCCTCGATCCCGACGAGCAGGCCCAGGGCGTCGTCCGGTTGATCTTTGACGAGTTCGACCGGCAGGGCACCGTCCACGGAATCCTTCGCCACCTGATCGCCCACGGGATCCGACTCCCGGTGCGCTCGACCGCCGGCGGGAGCGGCGGACCGTTGCAATGGCGGCCACCGGGCCGGGAGACGATCCGCCAGATCCTCCGCCACCCGATCTACGCGGGGGCGTACCGGTACGGGCACCGGCCGACCGACCCGCGGAGGCAGACGGCGGGACATCCCAAGAGTGGTCGGAACTCCGGCCTGGCGGCGGATGAGTGCCTCGTGTTCCTCAGGGATCGATTCCCGGCGTACATCAGTTGGGAGCGGTTCGAGGCGAACCAACTGCGGCTCGCGGCGAACCGATCGCGGGCGGGGTCGCCCGGGGCGATTCGGAACGGGACCGCCCTCCTGGCCGGGGTGGTACGGTGCGGGCGGTGCGGCAAGCGAATGTACGTCCGGTATACCCGGACGGGGCGACCGTCGTACGTGTGCAGCACCCTGCGGTCCGACTACGGGCTGCCCCTGTGCCAATCGACTCCGGCCGCGGACATCGAGACGTGGGTGGCCGAGCAGGTGCTGTCGGCGTTGCAACCGGCCGCCCTGGATGCGAGTCTGACGGCCGCGGCCGCCGTCGAGGAGCAACGCCGGCAACTGGTCCGGCACTGGGAGCAACGGATCGAGCGGGCGCGGTACGAGGCGGATCGGGCGGGACGCCAGTACCACGCCTGTGAGCCGGAGAACCGGCTGGTGGCCCGCACCCTGGAGCAGCGGTGGGACGAGTTACTCCGGGAGGTCGCGCGGCTGGAAGCGGAGTTCGATCGCGTCCGCCGAACCCAACCGCGCGTCCTGGGGGAGGCCGACCGGGACCGCGTCCGGCAGTTGGCCGAACATGTGCCGGCGGTGTGGCGGGCGTCGACCACGACACCGGCGGACCGGCGGCAGATCGTTCGACTCCTGATCGACACGGTCGTGGTGACGGTCGACCCGACCGGCGACCGGGCCGCGATTCGCGTCGAGTGGTCCGGTGGGGCCGTCCAGCAGCAGACGGTCCACCGCCCGGTGCAAGGATACCGGCAACAGCGGGATTGGCCGCAGTTGTCCGCCCGGTTGATCGCGCTCCACGAACAGAATCGGACGCCGGCCGAGATCGCCACCATTCTCCAGGAGGCCGGGTTCCGACCCCCGAAACGGGCGACCGGGTTTACGGCCGGAATGGTGCGGCGGTTAGTGGACGATCTGGGGGTGCGGCCGCGGGTGTCGCGAGTCCCCGACGAGGCAGGTCCGCTGACAGAAGGCGAGTGGTGGTTGCACGAGTTGGCTCGCCACCTGGGCGTGTCGCCGTACACCTTGCACGGGTGGCGGACGAAGGGATGGTTGCATGCCCGCCAAGTCGGCGGGCGGGGCGGCCCGTGGGCCGTGTGGGCGGGTGGCACGGAGGTCGACCGGTTGCGTGCGCTCAAGGAATGCCCGCGGGTCTGGGCCAATCGGGATCGGCTGGCGGCGTTGCGCGTGCCGACGGTACGTGCGTAA
- a CDS encoding IS1380 family transposase, protein MKPIFRRWFQKGKARIDRRLDQTRNPLSPEPVLKARNIHYEVSDKAQAIHCGGIGLIHALGQRFGLAKTIDQKLHLLKFHVPYHESDHVLTLAYNPLCGGTCLQDLELLRNDETFLNALDARRIPDPTTAGDFCRRFLASDVEALIDAINEVRRRVWAEQPESFFDCATIDMDGTLVGTTGQCKEGMDIAYDGTWGYHPLVVSLAETGEVLSIVNRPGNRPSHEGAAREVNRSLVLCLEAGFRTVLLRGDTDFSQTQYLDGWNAIRKTRFIFGYDAVPTLVRKAEELPDHAWRRLTRPARYHVNTQPRRTPENVKARIVTEREYETLRLDSEDIAEFEYQPTACRQKYRMVVIRKNITKAKGEAALFDDVRYFFYITNEREWSADAIVFSANDRCHQENLHAQLKSGVRALRAPVDTLESNWAYMVMTALGWNVKAWWALSLPEPPGRWRDKYRQEKRWVLGLEFRSFVHAFVGLPCQVLRTGRKLVYRLLSWNPHLRVFFRLVETLNC, encoded by the coding sequence GTGAAACCTATCTTCCGCCGCTGGTTCCAAAAAGGCAAGGCCCGCATCGATCGCCGACTCGATCAAACGCGCAATCCGCTCAGCCCCGAGCCCGTGCTCAAAGCCCGCAACATCCACTATGAGGTCTCCGACAAAGCCCAGGCCATCCACTGCGGTGGCATCGGCCTCATCCACGCGCTGGGTCAACGATTCGGGCTCGCCAAGACCATCGACCAAAAACTTCATCTGCTCAAATTCCACGTCCCGTATCACGAATCCGATCACGTCCTCACTCTCGCCTACAACCCGCTCTGCGGCGGCACCTGCCTTCAAGACCTCGAACTCCTCCGCAACGACGAGACCTTCCTCAACGCCCTGGACGCGCGACGCATCCCCGACCCCACCACCGCCGGCGACTTCTGCCGCCGCTTCTTGGCGTCCGACGTCGAAGCGCTGATCGACGCGATTAACGAGGTTCGCCGGCGCGTCTGGGCCGAGCAACCCGAGTCGTTCTTCGACTGCGCGACGATCGACATGGACGGTACCCTCGTCGGGACCACCGGTCAGTGCAAGGAGGGAATGGACATCGCCTACGACGGCACCTGGGGTTATCACCCGCTGGTCGTTTCGCTGGCCGAGACCGGGGAGGTCCTCAGCATCGTGAATCGTCCGGGGAATCGCCCGTCGCACGAGGGCGCGGCCCGGGAAGTCAACCGCTCGCTGGTGTTGTGCCTCGAGGCCGGTTTTCGCACGGTCCTCTTGCGGGGCGACACCGATTTCTCGCAGACCCAGTATCTGGATGGCTGGAACGCCATCCGCAAGACGCGGTTCATTTTCGGTTACGATGCCGTGCCCACTCTGGTGCGGAAAGCCGAGGAACTCCCGGACCACGCGTGGCGGCGGCTGACCCGCCCCGCCCGTTATCACGTGAACACGCAACCGCGGCGGACGCCGGAAAACGTCAAGGCCAGGATCGTGACGGAGCGGGAGTACGAGACGCTCCGTTTGGACTCGGAGGACATCGCCGAGTTCGAGTATCAGCCCACCGCCTGCCGCCAGAAGTACCGGATGGTGGTGATCCGCAAGAACATCACCAAGGCGAAAGGCGAGGCGGCGCTGTTCGATGACGTGCGTTACTTCTTTTACATCACCAACGAGCGGGAGTGGTCGGCGGACGCGATTGTGTTCTCGGCCAACGACCGGTGCCACCAGGAGAACCTGCACGCCCAGTTGAAGAGCGGCGTGCGGGCGTTGCGGGCCCCGGTGGACACGCTGGAAAGCAACTGGGCGTACATGGTGATGACGGCACTGGGCTGGAACGTGAAGGCGTGGTGGGCGTTGTCGTTGCCGGAACCGCCGGGCCGCTGGCGAGACAAGTATCGTCAGGAGAAGCGGTGGGTGTTGGGTTTGGAGTTCCGGAGTTTCGTCCACGCATTCGTCGGGCTGCCGTGCCAGGTTCTCCGGACGGGCCGCAAGCTAGTTTATCGTCTGTTGAGTTGGAACCCTCATTTACGGGTCTTCTTCCGACTGGTCGAGACGTTGAACTGTTGA
- a CDS encoding CPCC family cysteine-rich protein: MTERFRCPCCGCLTLSERCGWDICEVCYWEDDGQDDHNADAVLGGPNGWLSLTQARANYRAFGACEMAMLVNVRPPHPDELPE, encoded by the coding sequence ATGACGGAGCGGTTCCGGTGCCCCTGCTGCGGCTGTCTGACACTGAGCGAGCGGTGCGGATGGGACATCTGCGAGGTGTGCTACTGGGAGGACGACGGGCAGGATGACCACAACGCCGACGCGGTGCTGGGTGGCCCGAACGGGTGGCTGAGCCTGACCCAGGCGCGGGCCAACTACCGGGCGTTTGGGGCGTGCGAAATGGCCATGCTGGTTAACGTCCGCCCGCCCCACCCGGACGAACTCCCCGAGTGA
- a CDS encoding integron integrase produces MSDRLSRPEHPPGEPKLLDRLRAACRVRHYSLRTEDAYHDWVRRFILFHDKRHPADMAAAEITAFLTHLAVDGGVGASTQNQAYSAILFLYRHVLRADPGVIAGVVRAHRPKRLPVVLTKPEVRLVLRQLDDPYRLVAHLLYGSGLRLLEALRLRVKDLDFARRELTVREGKGNKDRVTMLPSSLEPELLHHLDGVRRGHEKDLAAGGGTVYLPAALDRKLPAAAAEWKWQYVFPSPVRSTDPRSGAVRRHHLHEGSMSRAVSAAVRASGIGKRATSHSFRHSFATHLLEAGYDIRTVQELLGHEDVSTTMIYTHVLNRGGLGVKSPLDD; encoded by the coding sequence ATGAGTGATCGCCTGTCCAGACCTGAACACCCACCGGGCGAGCCCAAGTTGCTCGACCGCCTGCGGGCGGCGTGTCGGGTCCGGCACTACAGTCTGCGGACGGAAGACGCGTACCACGACTGGGTCCGGCGGTTCATTCTGTTCCACGACAAGCGGCACCCGGCCGACATGGCGGCGGCCGAGATCACCGCCTTCCTGACCCACTTGGCCGTCGACGGGGGCGTGGGCGCGTCGACCCAGAACCAGGCGTACAGCGCGATCCTGTTCCTCTACCGGCACGTCCTCCGCGCGGACCCGGGGGTGATCGCCGGGGTCGTCCGGGCCCACCGGCCGAAGCGGTTGCCGGTCGTGCTCACCAAACCGGAGGTCCGGCTCGTCCTCCGCCAGCTCGACGACCCGTACCGACTGGTCGCCCACCTGCTGTACGGGTCCGGCCTGCGGCTCCTGGAGGCGTTGCGACTCCGGGTCAAGGATCTGGACTTCGCCCGCCGCGAGTTGACGGTCCGCGAGGGCAAGGGGAACAAGGACCGGGTGACCATGCTGCCGTCGTCGCTGGAGCCGGAACTCCTTCACCACCTGGACGGTGTCCGGCGGGGCCACGAGAAGGATCTGGCGGCCGGGGGCGGGACGGTGTACCTGCCGGCCGCCCTGGACCGGAAACTGCCGGCGGCGGCGGCCGAGTGGAAGTGGCAGTACGTGTTCCCGTCGCCCGTGCGGTCGACGGACCCACGATCGGGTGCCGTCCGTCGCCACCACCTGCACGAGGGTTCGATGAGCCGGGCCGTGTCGGCCGCCGTGCGGGCGTCGGGGATCGGCAAGCGGGCGACCAGCCATTCGTTCCGGCACAGCTTCGCGACGCACCTGTTGGAGGCCGGGTACGACATCCGGACTGTGCAGGAGTTGCTCGGACATGAGGACGTGAGTACCACGATGATTTACACGCACGTCCTGAATCGGGGTGGGCTCGGGGTGAAGAGTCCCCTGGACGATTGA
- a CDS encoding ISAs1 family transposase — MTTPLAPKTTPLATVFTDVPDPRQQTKNTKHQLTDILVIATCAVLAGAQTWEAIALYGRTKETFFRTFLALPNGIPSHDTFYNVFRALDPDAFATRFGAWMAAACRATGLIPIAIDGKSVRGTKKATATGCLHTVSAWATANRVTLGQVSVPDGSNEIAVMPELLRVLELKGALVTIDAAGCQVENARIIRDREGDYLLTVKGNQPTLLAAVEDVFASACATDFAGVKYDQHATSEKGHGRHDERYVTVIYDPKGIPDVWQGVKAVVQVNRERTVDGKTTHTTHYYLSSYAGAAAMMAGVIRGHWGIENPQPDDWRSNNLCEVGGTGYDRTRGPSGAGRVVRPAPRPRRHPMSDNDPVLGPPVASPSGGDLGATPARAPAATPATPRRPTRPANSDRCAPTTGGAS, encoded by the coding sequence ATGACGACGCCCCTGGCCCCGAAGACGACGCCCCTGGCGACCGTGTTCACCGATGTTCCGGATCCCCGCCAACAAACGAAGAACACGAAGCACCAATTGACCGACATCCTGGTGATTGCCACGTGTGCCGTCTTGGCTGGTGCCCAGACGTGGGAAGCCATCGCCTTGTACGGACGGACCAAGGAGACGTTCTTCCGCACATTCCTCGCCCTCCCGAACGGAATCCCGAGTCACGACACGTTTTATAACGTGTTCCGGGCTCTCGATCCGGATGCCTTCGCGACCCGGTTCGGGGCCTGGATGGCGGCCGCGTGTCGGGCCACGGGGTTGATCCCGATCGCGATCGACGGGAAGTCCGTCCGCGGGACGAAAAAGGCGACGGCGACCGGGTGTCTGCACACGGTGAGCGCGTGGGCGACGGCCAACCGGGTGACCCTCGGCCAGGTGTCCGTGCCCGACGGGTCGAACGAGATCGCCGTCATGCCCGAACTGCTCCGGGTGCTGGAATTGAAGGGTGCCCTGGTGACGATCGACGCGGCCGGGTGCCAGGTCGAGAATGCCCGCATCATTCGTGACCGCGAGGGTGACTATCTGCTGACGGTGAAGGGCAACCAACCGACTCTCCTGGCGGCCGTCGAGGACGTGTTCGCGTCGGCCTGCGCGACCGACTTCGCGGGCGTCAAGTACGACCAGCACGCCACGAGTGAGAAGGGGCACGGGCGGCACGACGAGCGGTATGTGACGGTGATTTATGACCCGAAAGGAATCCCCGACGTGTGGCAGGGTGTGAAGGCCGTAGTCCAGGTGAATCGGGAGCGGACGGTCGACGGGAAAACGACTCACACGACCCATTACTACTTAAGCAGTTACGCCGGTGCGGCGGCGATGATGGCCGGTGTGATCCGCGGGCATTGGGGGATCGAGAACCCCCAGCCAGACGACTGGCGAAGCAACAACTTGTGCGAGGTCGGGGGGACCGGTTACGATCGCACTCGAGGCCCTTCTGGCGCTGGCCGCGTGGTGCGACCAGCGCCCCGGCCACGGAGGCACCCCATGTCCGACAACGACCCCGTCCTCGGTCCCCCCGTCGCTAGCCCCTCCGGCGGCGATCTGGGCGCAACTCCCGCCCGAGCGCCGGCGGCAACTCCAGCGACTCCTCGCCGACCTACTCGCCCGGCCAATTCTGACCGATGTGCCCCCACTACGGGAGGCGCGTCATGA
- a CDS encoding IS110 family transposase has product MGTTTTTTFVGIDVSKKTLDACLLTPDGKARDHAFANDPDGHAALVAWVDGHASGADVHYGMESTGGYEDALATHLHAAARRVSVINPVRVKYAGVVRGRGNKTDKADARLIAGYVRDHRPRPGSRRPPRSANSRPWSAAGTTSGP; this is encoded by the coding sequence ATGGGCACCACCACCACGACCACGTTCGTCGGCATCGACGTCAGCAAGAAGACCCTCGACGCGTGCCTCCTGACCCCGGACGGGAAGGCCCGCGACCACGCCTTCGCGAACGACCCGGACGGGCACGCGGCCCTGGTCGCGTGGGTCGACGGGCACGCGAGCGGGGCCGACGTCCACTACGGGATGGAGTCGACCGGCGGGTACGAGGATGCTCTCGCCACCCACCTGCACGCAGCCGCCCGGCGGGTCAGTGTGATCAACCCGGTCCGGGTCAAGTACGCCGGGGTCGTCCGCGGGCGGGGGAACAAGACGGACAAGGCCGACGCCCGCCTGATCGCCGGGTACGTCCGCGATCACCGCCCCCGGCCTGGGTCCCGCCGACCCCCGCGGTCCGCGAACTCCAGGCCCTGGTCCGCCGCCGGGACGACGTCCGGGCCCTAG
- a CDS encoding IS110 family transposase, with product MGTVTTTAFVGIDVSKKTLDACLLTPDGKARDHAFANDPDGHAALVAWVDGHASGADVHYGMESTGGYEDALATHLHAAARRVSVINPVRVKYAGVVRGRGNKTDKADARLIAGYVRDHRPPAWVPPTPAVRELQALVRRRDDVRALAAQEKTRLDSPLLTPAARKSVARVIKLLGKEADAMQAAADALIAATPEMAADRVLLASIPGVGDQTASTVLAELPPVAHIPSAQAAAAYAGLAPREHRSGTSVRTRTRLSKTGNARLRKALYLPTLTAIRFNPLLKRFYDRLVAAGKAKMQAVGACMRKLVMICYGVLKNRAPFDPAWSMVRPPVGGAPDHPPTGG from the coding sequence ATGGGCACCGTCACCACGACCGCGTTCGTCGGCATCGACGTCAGCAAGAAGACCCTCGACGCGTGCCTCCTGACCCCGGACGGGAAGGCCCGCGACCACGCCTTCGCGAACGACCCGGACGGGCACGCGGCCCTGGTCGCGTGGGTCGACGGGCACGCGAGCGGGGCCGACGTCCACTACGGGATGGAGTCGACCGGCGGGTACGAGGATGCTCTCGCCACCCACCTGCACGCAGCCGCCCGGCGGGTCAGTGTGATCAACCCGGTCCGGGTCAAGTACGCCGGGGTCGTCCGCGGGCGGGGGAACAAGACGGACAAGGCCGACGCCCGCCTGATCGCCGGGTACGTCCGCGATCACCGCCCCCCGGCCTGGGTCCCGCCGACCCCCGCGGTCCGCGAACTCCAGGCCCTGGTCCGCCGCCGGGACGACGTCCGGGCCCTAGCCGCGCAAGAAAAAACGCGGCTCGATAGCCCGCTCCTGACCCCGGCCGCCCGCAAGTCCGTGGCCCGCGTCATCAAGCTCCTGGGCAAGGAGGCCGACGCCATGCAGGCCGCCGCCGACGCTCTCATCGCGGCCACCCCGGAGATGGCCGCCGACCGGGTTCTGCTGGCGTCCATCCCCGGAGTCGGGGACCAGACCGCGTCGACCGTCCTGGCCGAACTCCCGCCCGTCGCCCACATCCCGTCGGCCCAGGCGGCGGCCGCGTACGCCGGGTTGGCCCCCCGGGAGCACCGGAGCGGGACCAGTGTCCGCACCCGCACCCGCCTGTCCAAGACCGGGAACGCCCGGCTCCGGAAGGCCCTGTACCTGCCGACCCTAACGGCGATCCGGTTCAACCCCCTGTTGAAACGGTTCTATGATCGCCTGGTGGCCGCCGGGAAGGCCAAGATGCAAGCCGTCGGGGCGTGCATGCGGAAGTTGGTCATGATCTGCTACGGGGTCCTCAAGAACCGGGCTCCGTTCGACCCGGCGTGGAGCATGGTTCGGCCGCCGGTCGGGGGTGCGCCCGACCATCCCCCGACCGGCGGATGA
- a CDS encoding transposase: MARVIKLLGKEADAMQAAADALIAATPEMAADRVLLASIPGVGDQTASTVLAELPPVAHIPSAQAAAAYAGLAPREHRSGTSVRTRTRLSKTGNARLRKALYLPTLTAIRFNPLLKRFYDRLVAAGKAKMQAVGACMRKLVMICYGVLKNRAPFDPAWSMVRPPVGGAPDHPPTGG; encoded by the coding sequence GTGGCCCGCGTCATCAAGCTCCTGGGCAAGGAGGCCGACGCCATGCAGGCCGCCGCCGACGCTCTCATCGCGGCCACCCCGGAGATGGCCGCCGACCGGGTTCTGCTGGCGTCCATCCCCGGAGTCGGGGACCAGACCGCGTCGACCGTCCTGGCCGAACTCCCGCCCGTCGCCCACATCCCGTCGGCCCAGGCGGCGGCCGCGTACGCCGGGTTGGCCCCCCGGGAGCACCGGAGCGGGACCAGTGTCCGCACCCGCACCCGCCTGTCCAAGACCGGGAACGCCCGGCTCCGGAAGGCCCTGTACCTGCCGACCCTAACGGCGATCCGGTTCAACCCCCTGTTGAAACGGTTCTATGATCGCCTGGTGGCCGCCGGGAAGGCCAAGATGCAAGCCGTCGGGGCGTGCATGCGGAAGTTGGTCATGATCTGCTACGGGGTCCTCAAGAACCGGGCTCCGTTCGACCCGGCGTGGAGCATGGTTCGGCCGCCGGTCGGGGGTGCGCCCGACCATCCCCCGACCGGCGGATGA
- a CDS encoding recombinase family protein encodes MTATPRDLSPSPKVRPWHLDRGAIVYVRQSTPQQVADHQESTARQYALTDRASALGWTRERVTVIDDDLGKSGQSIEGRPGFQRLLAEVALDRIGLILGLEMSRRARSCKDGTNCWSCAPGSAFCWPTPTACSIRPTIRIASCSGCTG; translated from the coding sequence ATGACCGCCACCCCGCGTGATCTCTCGCCTTCCCCCAAGGTCCGACCGTGGCACCTCGACCGCGGGGCGATCGTCTACGTCCGGCAATCCACCCCGCAACAGGTCGCCGACCACCAGGAATCGACGGCCCGACAGTATGCCCTCACCGATCGTGCGAGCGCGCTCGGTTGGACCCGTGAGCGGGTGACCGTCATCGACGACGACCTGGGCAAGAGCGGCCAGTCGATCGAGGGGCGGCCGGGGTTCCAGCGCTTGTTGGCCGAGGTCGCCCTCGATCGCATCGGCCTGATCCTCGGGCTCGAGATGAGTCGACGGGCCCGGTCGTGCAAGGACGGCACCAACTGCTGGAGTTGTGCGCCCGGTTCCGCGTTCTGCTGGCCGACGCCGACGGCGTGTTCGATCCGACCGACCATTCGGATCGCCTCCTGCTCGGGTTGCACGGGATGA
- a CDS encoding helix-turn-helix domain-containing protein codes for MPADPLQLQFARVVARRRAAAGLSQEALAAAAGLHRTYVGLLERGLRMPSILVAQKVARALGVTTSELLAEVEGEPLDRPGRRARKKADDRNPGA; via the coding sequence ATGCCCGCCGATCCGCTCCAACTACAGTTCGCCCGGGTGGTCGCCCGCCGCCGGGCCGCCGCCGGCTTGTCCCAGGAAGCCCTGGCCGCCGCCGCCGGCCTCCACCGGACGTACGTCGGGCTGCTCGAACGGGGCCTCCGGATGCCGTCCATCCTGGTCGCCCAGAAGGTCGCCCGAGCGCTCGGAGTCACCACGAGTGAATTGCTGGCGGAGGTGGAGGGAGAACCCCTCGACCGGCCCGGTCGTCGGGCGCGGAAGAAAGCGGATGACAGGAACCCCGGCGCGTGA